CTGCGATGCTTATGGCCGTTGAGAGCAACAGCAATGCTGCGGAGATAATAAAGCCCTTCGATTGAAGGTCGAAATGATGGTGGTGCTGGACTTCCGGAGTTTTTGGCACACTTGCAACTGCTTGCTTTATTTCCGAAACGTAAGTCTCTAAATTTTGACTCGGCGAAGGCTGTTTTAAATCTTTTTTTATGTCAATCATGGTATCCGCAAGCGTTTTGTTTTGCGATTCAGCCGCAGTTTGGATCAGATTTTCAATCGACGCGTTTTTTCTGATCACAAGCGCAAGCACTTCTTCAATCGATTCGAGTTGTTCTTCTATCTTTTTCATAAGCTTTGTCCTAGGTATTTTTTACGTTTCTTCTTTTTTATTGGATTCGTACTCTGCTGGTCATATTGCTGGACGGGGCGGAGCAAGTCATCAAGTATTTTGTCATCAATGGTTTGCTGGGAGAGAGTAGCGGGCCGGGATCTTTCTTGTGGGCGGGCGGGCTGATATTCTGGTTGCGTTCGAAACTGCTGCACAATCGCCAGTTTCTGATTCTGCCGGATCAACTCATCGAGCTTTCCAAAGCTCAAACTCCGATCGATCTTCGATCCTCTGAATTGCAGACCGCCTTTGGTGAAGCTGACACCTTGAATCTCACTAGTGCCTGATTTGTATTTGAAGATGATTTCGATGCCTTGCCTTTCCAGCTTCGTGCTCAACTCATTCCAGCTTTGTGCGCCTGCACTTGCTGCTTTAATTTCATCATATAATTCATATCTGACTTTGTCTGCACCTTTAAGCTGCTGCCGGTTGACCTGTTCTTTTCCTTTTCCCAAATGATAGCCATATTTAAGCGTGATCTCTTTGCAGACCTTGTGGTTCCTGTCTTTCTGAAACCGGTCTGAGATAGTTTTGCCTTCGTTGTTGACCCGGTTGTAGATTAGGTAGGCTAAGTACCCGGCGCCTTGCCATATTACTATGGTAGTATTTCCAAGTACTCGCCTCCGAACCGTACGTACACCTCTCGATGTATACGGCT
The genomic region above belongs to Dyadobacter pollutisoli and contains:
- a CDS encoding relaxase/mobilization nuclease domain-containing protein codes for the protein MEKWTDNINGEPYTSRGVRTVRRRVLGNTTIVIWQGAGYLAYLIYNRVNNEGKTISDRFQKDRNHKVCKEITLKYGYHLGKGKEQVNRQQLKGADKVRYELYDEIKAASAGAQSWNELSTKLERQGIEIIFKYKSGTSEIQGVSFTKGGLQFRGSKIDRSLSFGKLDELIRQNQKLAIVQQFRTQPEYQPARPQERSRPATLSQQTIDDKILDDLLRPVQQYDQQSTNPIKKKKRKKYLGQSL